A section of the Marinoscillum sp. 108 genome encodes:
- the fbaA gene encoding class II fructose-bisphosphate aldolase has protein sequence MKFRPGVLTGKEATDLLNYANENGFALPAVNTIGTNTINAVLEAAREVNSPVIVQFSNGGAAFIAGKGLSNDNQAAAVAGAVAGAKHVHQMAEKYGVSVILHTDHAARKLLPWIDGMLDANEKHFAETGSPLFSSHMIDLSEEPLEENIGTCKKYFERMAKMDMILEIELGVTGGEEDGVDNTDIDNSRLYTQPEEVAYCYEQLMEISPNFTIAAAFGNVHGVYKPGNVKLTPKILKNSQDYIQEKFGTGKNPVNFVFHGGSGSTREEIREAISYGAIKMNLDTDLQWAFWDGIKNYYQAKEGYLQEQIGNPDGDDVPNKKHYDPRVWLREAEKSFISRLKVSFEDLNNINQNA, from the coding sequence ATGAAATTCAGACCTGGTGTACTTACTGGAAAAGAGGCAACAGACCTTCTTAACTATGCTAACGAAAATGGATTTGCACTGCCTGCTGTAAATACCATCGGCACCAACACGATCAACGCAGTACTGGAAGCGGCACGGGAAGTGAATTCTCCAGTGATTGTTCAGTTTTCTAATGGTGGAGCAGCATTCATTGCCGGTAAAGGCTTGAGCAATGACAACCAGGCAGCAGCAGTGGCCGGGGCAGTAGCTGGCGCAAAGCACGTACATCAAATGGCAGAAAAATATGGTGTTTCTGTGATCCTCCACACCGACCATGCAGCCCGCAAACTCCTTCCCTGGATAGACGGAATGCTTGATGCCAACGAAAAGCACTTTGCCGAAACAGGTTCTCCACTTTTCAGCTCTCACATGATTGACCTTTCTGAGGAGCCTTTAGAAGAAAACATCGGCACCTGTAAGAAATACTTCGAGCGCATGGCCAAAATGGACATGATTTTGGAAATAGAACTGGGAGTTACCGGTGGTGAAGAAGATGGTGTAGACAATACAGACATTGACAACAGCCGACTCTATACACAACCTGAAGAAGTGGCCTATTGCTACGAGCAGTTGATGGAAATCAGCCCTAATTTCACCATTGCGGCTGCATTTGGCAACGTACATGGTGTCTACAAGCCAGGTAATGTGAAGCTTACACCTAAGATTCTTAAAAACTCTCAGGATTACATTCAGGAGAAATTTGGCACAGGCAAGAACCCTGTAAACTTTGTATTCCACGGTGGATCAGGATCCACCCGCGAAGAAATCAGAGAAGCGATCTCTTATGGTGCCATCAAAATGAACCTTGACACTGACTTGCAGTGGGCATTCTGGGACGGTATCAAAAATTATTACCAGGCCAAAGAAGGTTATCTACAGGAGCAAATCGGTAACCCTGATGGAGATGATGTGCCAAACAAGAAGCACTATGACCCAAGGGTATGGCTGAGAGAAGCTGAAAAAAGCTTTATCTCCAGATTGAAAGTGTCGTTTGAAGATCTAAACAATATCAATCAAAACGCATAA
- a CDS encoding alpha-amylase family protein has translation MKTPLLIFIMTVCMLACSTKEYNYKGVHPMKKSNERMVLYQMFTRLFGNTNTTNKPWGTLEENGVGKFKDINAKALGEIRKMGFTHMWYTGVIEHGVLTDYTSFGIPLDDADVVKGRAGSPYAIKDYYDVNPDLAESVPDRMQEFEALIRRTHAANLKVMIDFVPNHVARAYHSDARPEGIIDFGEDDDTTRAFDPNNNFYYLPGEPFKVPEGYQSLGDNDFPTKDGQFAEFPAKATGNDVFSASPSVYDWFETVKLNYGVDYQNNRTTYFDTIPDTWSKMRDILLYWAAKDVDGFRCDMAEMVPVQFWQWVTKEVKEQYPEVVFLAEIYNPHAYREYIQTGGFDYLYDKVEMYDTLKYIIQNKMTTDAITGIWQRQDGIGANMLRFLENHDEQRIASPDFAGDMWKGIPMMAASTFMHTGPVMLYFGQEVGEPGQGVSGFGGDDGRTTIFDYWGVPEHVKWVNNGAYDGGQLSEDQKALREEYIEILKACNNMEAIREGQFYDLHYYNRNDDYTGYSDKVYTFVRHTPSEVLLIVINFDENPQTAKIKIPAPAWETFGINTPVAQISGPVQISIEVASTLDYTDDTDLVIKVSPMNYAIYQMQEKQ, from the coding sequence ATGAAAACACCCCTGTTAATCTTTATAATGACCGTCTGCATGTTGGCATGCAGTACCAAAGAATACAACTACAAAGGCGTGCATCCGATGAAAAAAAGCAACGAAAGAATGGTTCTGTATCAGATGTTTACCCGTCTGTTCGGCAACACCAACACCACCAACAAGCCCTGGGGCACTTTAGAGGAAAATGGGGTGGGTAAGTTCAAAGACATCAATGCAAAGGCGCTTGGGGAAATTCGAAAAATGGGATTTACCCACATGTGGTATACCGGCGTGATCGAACATGGTGTCCTCACAGATTACACCTCCTTTGGCATCCCGCTGGATGATGCAGATGTGGTAAAAGGCCGCGCCGGCTCACCCTATGCCATTAAGGACTATTATGATGTCAATCCGGATCTGGCCGAGTCAGTACCGGACAGAATGCAGGAGTTTGAAGCACTTATCAGGAGGACGCATGCTGCCAACCTGAAAGTGATGATCGATTTTGTGCCCAATCATGTGGCCAGGGCCTACCACTCAGACGCAAGACCCGAAGGCATCATTGACTTTGGGGAGGATGACGATACCACCAGGGCCTTTGATCCCAACAACAACTTCTATTACCTGCCCGGTGAGCCTTTTAAAGTACCAGAAGGTTACCAGTCGCTGGGGGACAACGACTTCCCCACCAAGGATGGACAATTCGCAGAGTTCCCGGCCAAAGCCACCGGAAACGATGTATTCTCAGCATCCCCTTCAGTGTACGACTGGTTTGAAACCGTAAAGCTCAACTATGGTGTGGATTACCAAAACAACCGCACCACATATTTTGACACAATCCCTGACACCTGGAGTAAGATGCGTGACATCCTTCTCTATTGGGCCGCCAAAGATGTAGATGGCTTCCGCTGCGATATGGCTGAGATGGTACCCGTGCAATTTTGGCAATGGGTGACCAAAGAAGTAAAGGAGCAGTATCCCGAAGTGGTATTCCTGGCGGAGATTTACAATCCCCATGCCTACAGGGAATACATCCAAACAGGTGGATTTGACTACCTGTATGATAAAGTGGAAATGTATGATACCCTGAAATATATCATACAAAACAAAATGACCACAGATGCCATCACTGGCATCTGGCAGCGCCAGGATGGGATCGGAGCCAACATGCTCAGGTTTCTTGAAAATCACGACGAACAGCGTATTGCGTCTCCTGATTTTGCGGGAGATATGTGGAAAGGCATCCCTATGATGGCGGCATCCACCTTCATGCATACAGGTCCTGTGATGCTTTATTTTGGACAGGAAGTTGGCGAACCCGGCCAGGGGGTGTCAGGTTTTGGTGGCGATGATGGAAGGACCACCATTTTCGACTACTGGGGGGTGCCAGAGCATGTAAAATGGGTAAATAACGGAGCGTATGATGGTGGCCAACTATCAGAAGATCAGAAAGCTTTGCGGGAGGAATACATCGAAATCCTCAAGGCCTGCAATAACATGGAAGCCATTCGTGAGGGCCAGTTTTATGACCTTCACTACTACAACCGCAACGATGATTACACAGGCTATAGCGATAAAGTCTACACGTTTGTCAGACATACCCCGAGCGAAGTATTACTGATCGTGATCAACTTTGATGAGAACCCACAAACCGCCAAAATAAAGATTCCGGCCCCTGCGTGGGAAACTTTTGGGATCAACACTCCTGTGGCACAAATCAGTGGACCGGTACAAATTAGCATCGAAGTGGCTTCCACACTGGATTACACGGACGACACTGATCTGGTGATTAAGGTATCCCCCATGAACTATGCGATTTATCAGATGCAGGAAAAACAATAA
- a CDS encoding MFS transporter: protein MKKPGLSTAQIWNMSMGFLGIQFGFALQNANASRILQNFGADVEHLSWFWLAAPVTGLIVQPIIGHYSDRTWNRMGRRKPYFLTGAILASIALCLMPNSGALASFIPPMFVGAGMLMIMDASINISMEPFRALVGDMLPTEQRTQGFSVQASLIGLGAVVGSFLPYMLAEWVGVSKVAPAGVVPDNVIFSFYFGAVVFIATILWTLAKTKEYPPEEYAAFNGQEESKEKGSIMDIFRDFAKMPKTMKQLGLVQFFSWFGLFSMWVFCTPAIAQHVYGAGAEDSSSVAYNDAGNWVGVMFTVYNAVSAVVALLLPAIAARVGRKRTHAIALGLGGLGLLSIYFFPSQPVTLVAMVFVGLAWASILSMPYAILAGAIPGGKMGIYMGIFNFFIVMPQIVNGVIGGPIIKRLFDSQAIFALIIAGGCLLIAALTVNFVEDKDEVVA, encoded by the coding sequence ATGAAGAAGCCAGGCCTTAGTACAGCTCAAATTTGGAACATGAGCATGGGCTTTTTGGGGATTCAGTTTGGGTTTGCACTACAGAATGCCAACGCCAGCAGAATACTCCAAAATTTTGGAGCGGATGTAGAGCACTTGTCATGGTTTTGGCTGGCAGCACCGGTCACCGGTCTAATTGTCCAACCCATTATTGGTCACTACAGTGATCGTACCTGGAACAGGATGGGGCGAAGAAAGCCTTATTTCCTCACAGGGGCCATCCTGGCATCTATCGCCTTATGTTTGATGCCCAACTCAGGAGCACTGGCTTCATTTATCCCACCGATGTTTGTGGGAGCTGGTATGTTGATGATCATGGATGCCTCCATCAATATCTCTATGGAGCCATTCAGGGCCCTGGTGGGGGATATGCTGCCCACCGAGCAGCGCACGCAGGGATTTTCGGTTCAGGCCTCCCTCATTGGGTTGGGCGCAGTGGTTGGCTCATTTCTTCCGTACATGCTGGCAGAATGGGTGGGTGTGTCCAAAGTAGCTCCGGCTGGTGTGGTTCCAGATAATGTGATTTTCAGCTTCTATTTTGGAGCAGTAGTTTTTATAGCTACTATCTTATGGACTCTGGCTAAGACCAAAGAATATCCCCCTGAGGAGTATGCCGCCTTCAATGGGCAGGAAGAATCGAAGGAGAAGGGCAGCATTATGGATATTTTCAGAGACTTTGCCAAAATGCCCAAAACCATGAAGCAATTGGGGTTGGTGCAGTTTTTTAGCTGGTTTGGGCTGTTTTCCATGTGGGTCTTTTGTACACCTGCCATTGCGCAGCACGTATATGGCGCTGGCGCTGAGGATTCGTCCTCGGTGGCTTATAATGACGCTGGCAACTGGGTGGGGGTGATGTTCACCGTTTACAATGCTGTGTCCGCGGTGGTAGCCTTGTTACTTCCGGCCATTGCGGCCAGGGTCGGCCGAAAGAGAACACATGCCATCGCATTGGGCCTGGGTGGCCTCGGATTACTCTCTATTTATTTCTTCCCTTCTCAGCCAGTCACTTTGGTGGCTATGGTCTTTGTAGGGTTGGCCTGGGCCAGCATTCTCTCTATGCCTTATGCCATTCTGGCGGGAGCCATTCCCGGCGGGAAAATGGGGATTTATATGGGGATTTTTAATTTTTTCATTGTGATGCCGCAGATTGTCAATGGCGTAATCGGCGGCCCAATTATCAAGAGATTGTTTGATTCTCAGGCGATTTTCGCGCTCATCATAGCGGGAGGATGTCTGCTTATAGCAGCCCTGACGGTAAATTTTGTAGAAGATAAAGACGAGGTAGTAGCATGA
- a CDS encoding 4-alpha-glucanotransferase — MKLKFVVGYRTQWGQNVYVTGSAKELGKGDARQAVKMQPSSGDLWTAEVAFESTGDFTYHYFLRDESGQEHHEFGEERKLQVNKHFDKIHLRDYWRPQHAFENSLYTAPFTKAFFARGKAVKHKVDLKSSSHFVRLQLRAPRIGRDYQMAVVGSTKSLGAWDESKAVLMSDEDFPVWKVDIPTSAKEVPFEYKFVIYSHKEGRVVTWEGGENRYFPLYTFSLESKLIVHSEEFFHYPVGNWKTAGVAIPVFSLRSKEGSGVGEFTDIKKLVDWSVKTGLKVVQILPVNDTVATHTWVDSYPYAAISVEALHPIYANLQSMGKLKDKKVQLEIDKEAARLNALPEVDYEGVMKLKTRFFKLSFEEKGAAFLKSKEFKDFFQNNENWLPDYAAFSYLRDKHGTPDFTQWGSCAEMSSDALETFVAPKQKHYQDIAIHYYIQYHLDKQLKEATAYARSQGVVLKGDIPIGIYRNSVDAWRLPHLFNMDTQAGAPPDDFSISGQNWGFPTYNWEEMAKDDYHWWRDRMVKMSEYFDVFRIDHILGFFRIWEIPWEHVEGLLGRFNPALPVHLNELRDRGINFDYDRFCRPYIRRHMIYDIFGNYADLVLEEYLHEYKAGCYALKEPFDTQRKIKAHFDELVNNDPESKDFNIWIRNSLYRLHSEVLFLEAPLSDGQAFNPRIGLHSTYSYGELDYDTQQKVDQLYVHFFYQRHNDFWRESAMRKLPMLKGATDMLICGEDLGMVPASVPGVMSELQILSLAIQRMPNDDREFWHPADTPYLSVTSTGSHDMTTLREWWQEDDKQTQRFYNQILGQQGKAPYFCEPWVAHQVINQHLHSPSMLAIFPIQDLIAMDGALRSDTPEKERINVPANPQHYWKYRFHMNMEDLLQEEGFNSFLRQLIDQGGRSADY; from the coding sequence ATGAAGCTGAAATTTGTAGTGGGTTATAGGACACAGTGGGGTCAGAATGTATATGTGACAGGATCAGCGAAAGAGCTGGGAAAAGGAGATGCAAGACAGGCAGTCAAGATGCAGCCCTCCTCCGGAGATTTGTGGACAGCAGAGGTAGCGTTCGAATCTACCGGTGATTTCACCTATCACTATTTCTTGAGAGATGAGAGCGGCCAGGAGCATCATGAGTTTGGTGAGGAACGCAAGTTGCAAGTCAACAAGCACTTTGATAAGATTCACTTGCGGGATTACTGGAGACCTCAGCATGCCTTTGAGAACTCACTTTACACGGCGCCCTTCACCAAAGCATTCTTTGCGCGTGGTAAGGCTGTCAAACACAAAGTAGACCTCAAGTCTTCTTCGCATTTTGTGCGCTTGCAATTGCGGGCTCCGCGCATCGGGCGAGATTATCAGATGGCTGTGGTGGGAAGTACCAAATCCCTGGGAGCCTGGGACGAGTCCAAGGCTGTTTTGATGAGTGATGAGGACTTTCCGGTATGGAAGGTTGATATTCCAACCTCTGCCAAGGAAGTGCCTTTTGAATACAAATTTGTCATTTACAGCCACAAAGAGGGTCGGGTGGTCACCTGGGAGGGTGGTGAAAATAGGTATTTCCCGCTTTATACCTTCTCGTTGGAGTCCAAGCTCATTGTGCATTCTGAGGAGTTTTTTCATTACCCGGTGGGTAACTGGAAAACTGCCGGAGTGGCCATTCCCGTTTTTTCGCTCAGGTCCAAAGAGGGGTCGGGAGTGGGTGAGTTCACAGATATCAAAAAACTGGTGGACTGGTCCGTTAAGACAGGATTGAAAGTGGTGCAGATACTGCCCGTGAATGATACGGTAGCTACTCATACCTGGGTGGACTCTTACCCGTATGCAGCGATCTCGGTAGAGGCCCTTCATCCGATTTATGCCAACCTCCAGTCCATGGGAAAGCTCAAGGACAAAAAGGTACAGTTGGAGATTGATAAGGAGGCCGCGAGGTTGAATGCTCTGCCTGAGGTAGACTATGAGGGTGTGATGAAATTAAAAACCCGATTTTTCAAACTGAGTTTTGAAGAGAAGGGAGCTGCATTTTTGAAGAGTAAGGAGTTCAAGGACTTTTTCCAAAACAATGAAAACTGGCTGCCGGATTATGCTGCATTTAGCTACCTACGGGATAAACATGGTACCCCGGATTTCACCCAATGGGGGAGCTGTGCCGAGATGAGCAGCGATGCGCTGGAAACTTTCGTGGCCCCCAAGCAGAAGCACTACCAGGACATTGCCATCCATTATTACATCCAGTACCACCTGGACAAGCAACTGAAGGAGGCTACCGCTTATGCCAGATCTCAGGGTGTGGTGCTGAAGGGAGACATCCCCATAGGGATATACAGAAACTCTGTAGATGCCTGGAGACTGCCTCACTTATTCAATATGGACACTCAGGCTGGAGCCCCGCCGGATGACTTTTCTATCTCCGGCCAAAACTGGGGCTTCCCTACCTACAATTGGGAGGAAATGGCCAAGGATGACTACCACTGGTGGCGCGATCGCATGGTGAAAATGTCCGAGTACTTTGACGTATTCAGAATTGATCACATCCTTGGGTTTTTCAGGATCTGGGAGATTCCATGGGAGCACGTGGAGGGATTGCTGGGAAGATTTAACCCGGCTCTCCCAGTTCACTTAAACGAGCTCAGAGATCGTGGAATCAATTTTGACTATGATCGCTTTTGCCGACCATATATCAGGAGGCACATGATCTATGATATTTTTGGAAACTACGCTGATCTGGTACTGGAAGAGTACCTCCATGAATATAAGGCCGGATGCTATGCACTCAAAGAGCCCTTTGATACCCAAAGAAAAATTAAAGCTCACTTCGATGAGCTGGTGAATAATGATCCCGAGAGCAAGGATTTCAATATATGGATCAGAAACAGCCTCTACAGACTTCATAGTGAGGTACTGTTTCTGGAGGCTCCTCTTTCGGATGGCCAGGCATTTAATCCCCGAATCGGCCTGCACAGTACCTACTCCTATGGTGAGCTGGATTACGACACTCAGCAAAAGGTAGATCAACTGTATGTCCACTTTTTTTATCAGCGGCACAATGATTTTTGGAGGGAAAGTGCCATGCGCAAACTTCCCATGCTGAAAGGGGCAACTGATATGCTCATCTGCGGAGAGGATCTGGGGATGGTGCCGGCCAGTGTGCCCGGAGTAATGAGTGAATTACAAATCCTCAGTCTGGCCATTCAGCGTATGCCCAATGACGACAGAGAGTTCTGGCATCCCGCGGATACGCCGTACCTCAGTGTGACCAGTACGGGCAGCCATGATATGACTACTTTGAGAGAATGGTGGCAGGAGGACGATAAGCAGACCCAGCGGTTTTACAATCAGATTTTGGGACAACAGGGTAAAGCTCCCTACTTCTGTGAGCCATGGGTGGCTCATCAGGTGATCAATCAGCACCTGCATTCACCAAGTATGCTGGCTATATTTCCTATTCAGGATCTCATTGCCATGGATGGTGCTCTGCGATCTGATACACCAGAGAAAGAACGCATCAATGTGCCCGCTAATCCACAGCATTACTGGAAGTATCGCTTTCATATGAATATGGAGGATCTGCTGCAGGAAGAAGGATTTAACTCTTTTCTCCGTCAGCTGATCGATCAGGGTGGGCGAAGTGCCGATTATTGA